The following proteins are encoded in a genomic region of Trueperaceae bacterium:
- a CDS encoding ATP-binding protein — translation MTDLSPLFASSQAGFRLASLEVLNWGTFHQKVWRLDLNGQNSLLTGDIGSGKSTLVDAVTTLLVPAQKIAYNRAAGAESKERSLRSYVLGHYKSERGDAGNGGRPVSLREPGTYSVILGRFENEALAQTITLAQVFWFKETVGQPARFYIVAERPLAIADHFSDFGGEVKELRKRLRDAGDTIFDSFSSYGAHFRRRFGLQAEQALELFHQTVSMKSVGNLTGFVRSHMLEPFEVEPKIAALLEHFDDLSRAHEAILKAKRQVELLAPLVEKCDRHNETAIEAGELRAAREGLKPYFARLKIGLLDDRLLRLQEEIERCDRRIEGYRQEVQKLRLDEQELRRNIAQNGGDRLERLSAYLKQLNEEIDRRREKARRYGDLLEMVGATPVRSLDEFLSQRQRLAVLRDEQESRGDELKRDLRDLGVEFEQHRLEHQQLSNEIDSLRSRRNNLPARQVDLRGRLCEELSIAEERLPFAGELIEVREQARDWEGAAERLLHGFGLSLLVPQERYAQVAEWVDRTHLRGRLVYYRVRPAEPSSAPKKLHPDSLVHKLALQSDSPYYEWLERELSHRFDFACCESQEQFRREERALTRNGQIKGSRERHEKDDRHRIDDRARYILGWSNQAKIEALEGDFERLTERLAGLAQRIEELQAQEQRVGDRLKALAQLDEYRDFREIDWGSLAVEAQRLEDEKRALQESSNVLLELQGRLGAVEREIEEAEERLARERDGRARTEQKQSDARAARSQTEELLAGEDASGDSSANNRLIADLREQLLADRKLTVETCDTHERDLRVELTARIDAADKQLTRLQERIVAEMGAFRAEFPQESQEMDSSMAAAGAYRELLERLTSDDLPRFEARFKEMLNENTITEVANFHGQLQRERALIGERIGVINDSLRGIDYNEGRYIQLEALPTNDREIIEFRGDLRACTEGSLSGSEDDQYSERKFLEVKRIIERFRGREGLAEIDRRWTEKVTDVRNWFTFAASERWREDDEEYEHYSDSGGKSGGQKEKLAYTVLAASLAYQFGLAGAEPKARTFRLVVIDEAFGRGSDDSARYGLELFGRLGLQLLIVTPLQKIHVIEPFVSNVGFVQ, via the coding sequence ATGACTGACCTCTCCCCACTCTTCGCCTCCTCCCAGGCCGGGTTCCGGCTCGCCAGCCTCGAGGTGCTCAACTGGGGCACCTTCCACCAGAAGGTCTGGCGGCTGGACCTCAACGGCCAGAACTCGCTGCTCACCGGAGACATCGGCTCGGGCAAGTCGACGCTGGTGGACGCGGTCACGACGTTGCTGGTGCCCGCCCAGAAGATCGCATACAACCGAGCGGCGGGGGCCGAGTCCAAGGAGCGGAGCCTTCGCAGTTACGTTCTTGGTCACTACAAGTCGGAGCGCGGCGATGCCGGCAACGGTGGCCGGCCCGTCTCTCTGAGGGAGCCGGGAACCTATTCGGTCATCCTGGGCCGGTTCGAGAACGAAGCGCTGGCGCAGACCATCACCCTGGCTCAGGTCTTCTGGTTCAAGGAGACCGTTGGTCAACCGGCCCGCTTCTACATCGTCGCCGAACGACCGCTCGCCATCGCAGACCATTTCAGCGACTTCGGCGGCGAGGTGAAGGAGCTGCGCAAACGCCTCCGAGATGCCGGCGACACCATCTTCGACAGCTTCAGCAGCTACGGTGCCCACTTTCGGCGCCGCTTCGGCCTGCAGGCTGAGCAGGCACTCGAGCTGTTCCACCAGACAGTCTCGATGAAGTCGGTGGGCAACCTCACCGGCTTCGTCCGCAGTCACATGCTCGAGCCGTTCGAGGTCGAACCGAAGATAGCCGCCCTGCTCGAACACTTCGACGACCTGAGCCGGGCACACGAGGCGATCCTCAAGGCGAAACGTCAAGTCGAACTGCTGGCTCCCCTCGTCGAGAAGTGCGATCGCCACAACGAAACAGCTATCGAGGCGGGCGAGCTGCGCGCCGCCCGCGAAGGCCTCAAGCCGTATTTCGCTCGGCTCAAGATCGGACTCCTGGACGATCGACTGCTCCGCCTGCAGGAGGAGATCGAACGCTGCGACCGCCGCATCGAAGGCTACCGGCAGGAGGTCCAGAAACTGCGCCTGGATGAGCAGGAGCTGCGCCGCAATATCGCGCAGAACGGCGGCGATCGCCTGGAGCGCCTGTCGGCCTACTTGAAGCAGCTGAACGAGGAGATCGACCGGCGCAGGGAGAAGGCGCGACGCTATGGTGACCTGCTCGAGATGGTGGGCGCAACGCCGGTGCGATCGCTCGACGAGTTCCTCTCGCAACGGCAACGATTGGCGGTCCTTCGGGACGAGCAGGAGTCGCGAGGGGACGAGCTGAAGCGCGATCTGCGTGACCTCGGAGTCGAGTTCGAGCAGCACAGGCTCGAGCACCAGCAGCTCTCGAACGAGATCGACAGCCTTCGCAGCAGACGCAATAATCTTCCCGCCAGGCAGGTCGACTTGCGCGGTCGACTGTGCGAAGAGCTGAGCATCGCCGAGGAGCGGCTCCCGTTCGCCGGCGAGCTCATCGAGGTGCGCGAGCAGGCGAGGGACTGGGAGGGCGCCGCCGAGCGCCTGCTGCACGGCTTCGGACTCTCACTGTTGGTGCCACAGGAGCGGTACGCCCAGGTTGCCGAGTGGGTCGACCGGACCCATCTGCGTGGGCGGCTCGTCTATTACCGCGTGAGGCCGGCCGAGCCCTCCTCGGCCCCAAAGAAACTACACCCCGACTCCCTCGTCCACAAGCTGGCGCTCCAGTCGGACAGCCCCTACTACGAGTGGCTGGAGCGCGAGTTGTCGCACCGCTTCGACTTCGCCTGCTGCGAGTCGCAGGAGCAGTTCCGACGCGAGGAGCGCGCCCTCACCCGCAACGGCCAGATCAAGGGCAGCCGCGAGCGCCACGAGAAGGACGACAGGCACAGGATCGACGACCGCGCACGTTACATCCTCGGTTGGAGCAACCAGGCGAAGATCGAGGCGCTCGAAGGCGATTTCGAGCGCTTGACCGAACGTTTGGCCGGCCTGGCGCAGCGGATCGAAGAGTTGCAGGCACAGGAGCAGAGGGTCGGCGACCGCCTCAAGGCCCTGGCGCAACTCGACGAGTACCGCGACTTCCGCGAGATCGACTGGGGCTCGCTCGCGGTCGAAGCGCAGCGGCTGGAGGACGAGAAGCGGGCGCTGCAAGAGTCGTCGAACGTGCTGCTCGAGCTCCAGGGCCGGCTGGGCGCGGTGGAAAGAGAGATCGAGGAGGCCGAGGAGCGGCTGGCGCGAGAAAGGGACGGGCGCGCCAGGACCGAGCAGAAGCAGAGCGACGCCCGTGCGGCCCGCAGTCAGACCGAGGAGCTGCTGGCCGGCGAAGACGCGAGCGGCGACAGCAGCGCGAACAACCGCCTGATCGCCGACCTGCGCGAACAGCTCCTGGCGGATCGCAAGCTCACGGTCGAGACTTGCGATACACATGAGCGGGACCTGCGGGTCGAGTTGACCGCCAGGATCGACGCCGCCGACAAGCAGCTCACCCGGCTCCAGGAGCGGATCGTGGCAGAGATGGGGGCCTTCCGAGCAGAGTTCCCACAGGAGAGTCAGGAGATGGACAGCAGCATGGCGGCCGCCGGCGCCTACCGGGAACTGCTGGAGAGGCTCACCTCCGATGACTTGCCCAGGTTCGAGGCCCGCTTCAAGGAGATGCTGAACGAGAACACCATCACCGAGGTGGCGAACTTCCACGGGCAGCTACAGCGCGAGCGCGCGCTCATTGGCGAGCGCATTGGCGTGATCAACGATTCGTTGCGGGGGATCGACTACAACGAGGGCCGCTACATCCAGCTCGAGGCGCTGCCGACGAACGACCGGGAGATAATCGAGTTCCGCGGCGACCTGCGGGCATGCACCGAGGGCAGCCTGAGCGGCAGTGAGGACGACCAGTACTCGGAGCGCAAGTTCCTCGAGGTCAAGCGGATCATCGAGCGCTTCCGCGGCCGCGAGGGCCTGGCCGAGATCGACCGCCGCTGGACCGAGAAGGTCACCGACGTGCGCAACTGGTTCACCTTCGCGGCGAGCGAGCGGTGGCGAGAGGATGACGAGGAGTACGAACACTACTCCGATTCCGGCGGCAAGTCGGGCGGGCAGAAGGAGAAGCTCGCCTACACGGTCCTGGCGGCCAGCCTCGCCTACCAGTTCGGCCTCGCCGGCGCCGAGCCCAAGGCCCGCACCTTCCGCCTGGTAGTCATCGACGAAGCGTTCGGCCGAGGCTCCGACGACTCCGCCCGCTACGGACTGGAGTTGTTCGGCAGGCTTGGCCTGCAACTGCTCATCGTCACGCCCCTCCAGAAGATCCACGTCATCGAGCCGTTCGTGTCCAACGTGGGATTCGTGCAG
- a CDS encoding DUF4194 domain-containing protein, with protein MLEPVLGTDQSSPTQPALSRVVPTLLKGVIYREEDADAWAQLVALQGAVSDYVRVLGLELYLDEAEGFAFLRSLPEDEEAESRAPRLVARRQLTFPVSLLLALLRKKLAEFDAEGSQARLVLTLDELAETLRLFLPDGSNEARLVDRVETHLNKVAELGFVRKLRRAPGAGPQAYEVRRIIKAFVDAQWLGELDQKLAEYRQHLGQEPRDQDDD; from the coding sequence ATGCTGGAGCCGGTCCTCGGAACCGATCAGAGCAGCCCCACACAGCCGGCCCTCTCCCGGGTCGTCCCCACCCTGCTGAAGGGCGTGATCTACCGGGAGGAGGACGCCGATGCCTGGGCGCAGTTGGTCGCCCTGCAGGGTGCGGTGAGCGATTACGTCCGCGTCCTGGGCCTCGAGCTCTACCTGGACGAGGCCGAAGGGTTCGCCTTCCTGCGCTCGCTTCCGGAGGACGAAGAGGCCGAGAGTAGGGCGCCGCGACTGGTTGCCCGCCGACAGCTCACCTTCCCCGTCAGCCTGCTGCTGGCGCTCCTGCGCAAGAAGCTCGCCGAGTTCGACGCCGAGGGCTCGCAAGCCCGACTGGTGCTCACCCTCGACGAGTTGGCCGAGACGCTTCGCCTCTTCCTGCCCGACGGCAGCAACGAGGCGCGGCTGGTGGACCGGGTCGAGACGCACCTCAACAAGGTCGCCGAGCTGGGTTTCGTTCGCAAGCTCAGGCGGGCGCCAGGCGCGGGCCCGCAGGCGTACGAGGTGCGCCGGATAATCAAGGCCTTCGTCGACGCGCAGTGGCTGGGAGAGTTGGACCAGAAGCTGGCCGAGTACCGGCAGCACCTGGGTCAGGAACCGCGGGACCAGGACGATGACTGA